A stretch of bacterium DNA encodes these proteins:
- a CDS encoding putative AAA domain-containing protein: protein MYQTFRHFPPPPTPLQSPAMPALPLAARLRPASLTDFVGQTPLVGPGGVLRRLVDARTLHSLVLWGPPGCGKTTLIRLLATETGIPLVEFSAVTSGIAEVRQVIAEARARLEAGEGQTAVFIDELHRFNKAQQDAFLPHVEQGTIILLGATTENPYFSINAALRSRLKIYQLQALTPDDLSLILDRALATLGTDHAAISLDSDARQLLLDLAGGDARFVLGALEVACTIAPDHAITATVIEQVLQQRQLLYDKTGDQHYDTISAFIKSIRGSDVDAALHYLARMLEAGEDPAFIARRLVIAASEDIGLANAMGLVVANACRDAVEHLGMPEAHYPLAQATVYLAASPKSNTAGSALHAARKAVQQGPVPPVPLHLRNAPVPQMAREHGMSVGYRYPHDSPTGWLPQQYLPDGVTNLPYYRPKPIGEERDIAAWLKHLKTPPSGS from the coding sequence ATGTACCAGACTTTCCGCCACTTCCCGCCCCCCCCGACGCCACTACAATCCCCTGCCATGCCCGCTCTCCCGCTGGCCGCACGCCTCCGACCCGCGAGCCTCACCGACTTCGTCGGCCAGACCCCCCTGGTCGGCCCCGGTGGGGTCCTCCGACGCCTGGTCGACGCCCGCACCCTCCACTCCCTGGTCCTCTGGGGACCCCCCGGCTGCGGCAAAACCACCCTCATCCGCCTCCTCGCCACCGAAACCGGCATCCCCCTGGTCGAGTTCAGCGCCGTCACCAGCGGCATCGCCGAAGTCCGGCAGGTCATCGCCGAAGCCCGCGCCCGACTCGAGGCCGGCGAGGGCCAGACTGCCGTCTTCATCGATGAACTCCATCGCTTCAACAAAGCGCAGCAGGACGCCTTTCTCCCCCATGTCGAGCAGGGGACCATCATCCTCCTGGGCGCGACCACCGAAAACCCCTACTTCTCCATCAACGCCGCCTTGCGCTCCCGCCTGAAGATCTACCAGCTCCAGGCCCTGACCCCCGATGACCTCTCCCTCATCCTCGACCGCGCCCTCGCGACGCTCGGCACCGACCACGCCGCTATCTCCCTTGATTCCGACGCCCGGCAGCTCCTCCTCGACCTCGCCGGCGGCGATGCCCGCTTTGTCCTCGGCGCCCTCGAAGTCGCCTGCACCATCGCCCCGGACCATGCAATCACCGCCACTGTCATCGAGCAGGTGCTGCAGCAACGACAGCTCCTCTACGACAAAACCGGCGACCAGCACTACGACACCATCTCCGCTTTCATCAAGAGTATTCGGGGCTCCGATGTCGATGCCGCCCTCCACTACCTCGCCCGGATGCTGGAGGCCGGCGAAGACCCGGCGTTTATCGCCCGACGTCTGGTCATTGCCGCCAGCGAGGACATCGGTCTCGCCAACGCCATGGGACTCGTGGTCGCCAACGCCTGCCGCGACGCGGTCGAGCATCTCGGGATGCCCGAGGCCCACTACCCCCTGGCGCAGGCGACGGTCTATCTGGCGGCGTCCCCCAAGTCCAACACCGCCGGCTCCGCCCTTCATGCTGCCCGTAAGGCGGTCCAGCAGGGACCGGTCCCTCCGGTCCCCCTCCATCTGCGCAACGCGCCGGTCCCCCAGATGGCCCGGGAGCATGGCATGAGTGTCGGGTATCGCTATCCCCACGACTCCCCCACCGGCTGGCTCCCCCAGCAGTACCTCCCCGACGGCGTCACCAATCTGCCGTACTATCGTCCCAAGCCCATCGGCGAGGAGCGCGACATCGCCGCCTGGCTCAAACACCTCAAAACACCGCCGTCGGGCAGCTAA